A single Scleropages formosus chromosome 4, fSclFor1.1, whole genome shotgun sequence DNA region contains:
- the mad2l1bp gene encoding MAD2L1-binding protein isoform X1, whose translation MSEEPISMVSVRILERYGCNLNYEPNESVVLRLQHLGVDGTAVLPAEMSSQSDAAARDATERLESVRLEKTSGGGSAHAGRERQAEPLTTGARSPPSRDTEKGDLPATAGLQLEKVSAEGHSESQTTEKQQLTYTSPSPVGSTGGTSAFKRPTSEATGTCAEPDDGEIRRTAKEKGCVSVVFPGTVTQDSCYKFVCEIIKCVLYQRQQLPMMYDQLVFYQRRQQAASQVEDVVVRRPAKTDGWDWRKCQRTLQEVEELLQQLENLFSLSQVPRVLLLLGGTITLPKELYEVNMEALMAGAGAGRSLRTAPCLRQLFRTLFVADILSDARPVRLMATTVMALGHRDCGVGWFRPKLNYRVPTQVKRHVISLSSEPTLCGHGPVKPADWEDYVWFQAPVTVKGFCK comes from the exons ATGTCGGAAGAACCGATTAGTATGGTATCTGTGAGGATATTAGAAAGATATGgttgtaatttaaattatgaacCGAACGAGTCCGTAGTCCTTCGACTGCAGCATCTAGGAGTGGACGGTACAGCCGTGTTACCGGCTGAAATGAGCTCGCAAAGCGACGCCGCTGCGCGTGACGCCACTGAGCGTCTCGAGTCCGTACGTCTTGAGAAAACGTCCGGCGGAGGGAGCGCGCACGCCGGCCGCGAGCGGCAGGCTGAGCCGCTGACGACGGGCGCGAGGAGCCCGCCAAGCCGCGACACGGAGAAAGGCGACCTGCCCGCCACGGCTGGGTTACAGCTGGAAAAAGTGTCCGCTGAGG GCCACTCAGAGTCTCAAACGACAGAGAAACAGCAGTTGACATACACCAGCCCTTCACCAGTTGGCTCGACTGGCGGTACAAGTGCTTTCAAGAGGCCCACGTCCGAGGCCACCGGGACCTGTGCTGAGCCGGACGATGGCGAGATCAGACGGACGGCCAAAGAGAAGGGCTGTGTCTCTGTGGTATTCCCGGGCACAGTTACGCAGGACAGCTGCTACAAGTTTGTCTGTGAAATTATCAAATGCGTCCTGTACCAGCGGCAGCAGCTGCCCATGATGTACGATCAACTAGTTTTCTACCAAAGAAGGCAGCAGGCGGCCAGCCAG GTGGAGGACGTTGTGGTTCGGAGGCCAGCTAAGACAGACGGCTGGGATTGGCGCAAGTGCCAGCGCACGctgcaggaggtggaggaattGCTGCAACAGTTAGAGAACCTCTTCTCTCTTAGCCAGGTGCCCCGCGTGCTCCTCCTGCTAGGGGGCACCATCACGCTGCCCAAGGAGCTGTACGAGGTGAACATGGAGGCCCTGATGGCGGGAGCGGGCGCTGGACGCAGCTTGCGCACCGCGCCCTGCCTGCGCCAGCTCTTCCGCACCCTCTTCGTGGCCGACATCCTGTCGGATGCCCGGCCTGTCCGTCTCATGGCCACCACCGTCATGGCGCTGGGCCACCGGGACTGCGGGGTGGGCTGGTTTCGGCCTAAGCTGAACTATCGCGTGCCAACGCAGGTGAAGAGGCACGTCATCTCCCTGTCCAGCGAACCCACGCTCTGTGGGCATGGCCCAGTGAAGCCGGCAGACTGGGAGGACTATGTGTGGTTCCAGGCACCTGTGACCGTCAAGGGTTTCTGCAAGTGA
- the mad2l1bp gene encoding MAD2L1-binding protein isoform X2 yields MQRGHSESQTTEKQQLTYTSPSPVGSTGGTSAFKRPTSEATGTCAEPDDGEIRRTAKEKGCVSVVFPGTVTQDSCYKFVCEIIKCVLYQRQQLPMMYDQLVFYQRRQQAASQVEDVVVRRPAKTDGWDWRKCQRTLQEVEELLQQLENLFSLSQVPRVLLLLGGTITLPKELYEVNMEALMAGAGAGRSLRTAPCLRQLFRTLFVADILSDARPVRLMATTVMALGHRDCGVGWFRPKLNYRVPTQVKRHVISLSSEPTLCGHGPVKPADWEDYVWFQAPVTVKGFCK; encoded by the exons ATGCAGAGAG GCCACTCAGAGTCTCAAACGACAGAGAAACAGCAGTTGACATACACCAGCCCTTCACCAGTTGGCTCGACTGGCGGTACAAGTGCTTTCAAGAGGCCCACGTCCGAGGCCACCGGGACCTGTGCTGAGCCGGACGATGGCGAGATCAGACGGACGGCCAAAGAGAAGGGCTGTGTCTCTGTGGTATTCCCGGGCACAGTTACGCAGGACAGCTGCTACAAGTTTGTCTGTGAAATTATCAAATGCGTCCTGTACCAGCGGCAGCAGCTGCCCATGATGTACGATCAACTAGTTTTCTACCAAAGAAGGCAGCAGGCGGCCAGCCAG GTGGAGGACGTTGTGGTTCGGAGGCCAGCTAAGACAGACGGCTGGGATTGGCGCAAGTGCCAGCGCACGctgcaggaggtggaggaattGCTGCAACAGTTAGAGAACCTCTTCTCTCTTAGCCAGGTGCCCCGCGTGCTCCTCCTGCTAGGGGGCACCATCACGCTGCCCAAGGAGCTGTACGAGGTGAACATGGAGGCCCTGATGGCGGGAGCGGGCGCTGGACGCAGCTTGCGCACCGCGCCCTGCCTGCGCCAGCTCTTCCGCACCCTCTTCGTGGCCGACATCCTGTCGGATGCCCGGCCTGTCCGTCTCATGGCCACCACCGTCATGGCGCTGGGCCACCGGGACTGCGGGGTGGGCTGGTTTCGGCCTAAGCTGAACTATCGCGTGCCAACGCAGGTGAAGAGGCACGTCATCTCCCTGTCCAGCGAACCCACGCTCTGTGGGCATGGCCCAGTGAAGCCGGCAGACTGGGAGGACTATGTGTGGTTCCAGGCACCTGTGACCGTCAAGGGTTTCTGCAAGTGA
- the ephx5 gene encoding epoxide hydrolase 1, protein MQALESIRQTLSNLEPPRSHLLAASVVGFGGLLACYVACRRKTKAIPMGNGWWGRGQKPLAEEDERIHHFEVKTSDEEIQDLYKRIDQTRYTDPLEDARFHYGFNSTYLRKVVSYWRNEFDWKKQVKVLNKYPHFKTKIEGLDVHFIHVRPPNPPEGQRVRALMLVHGWPGSFFEFYKIIPLLTERKDGLVFEVICPSIPGYGYSEAPHKQGFSGIDAARIFLKLMERLGFSEFYLQGGDWGALVTTVMAQMKPECVRGLHLNFCMARRRGLSMMLSLMIGPYLPFLVGFTREDVKRLFPFMERNVYELLRETGYMHIQATKPDTAGCGVNSSPVGLASYLLEKFSTWTDFKNRDLEDGGLERKFTLDDLLTNVMIYWTTGTIVTSMRFYKENMNRNVQNRLDFMNEVYVPTGVAAFPNELMHCPRSWASLQYKNIRSYSYMARGGHFAAFEEPQLLADDIRQFVKQVEKP, encoded by the exons ATGCAGGCACTGGAAAGTATTCG ACAGACCCTATCCAACCTGGAGCCCCCGCGGAGTCACCTTCTGGCTGCGTCCGTAGTGGGGTTCGGCGGCCTGCTGGCTTGCTATGTGGCCTGCCGGAGGAAGACCAAGGCCATTCCTATGGGCAacggctggtgggggagggggcagaagCCACTAGCAGAGGAGGATGAGCGGATTCACCACTTTGAGGTCAAGACGTCAGACGAAGAAATTCAG GACCTTTACAAGCGCATTGACCAAACCAGGTACACTGACCCTCTGGAGGATGCGCGGTTCCATTATGGCTTCAACAGCACCTACCTCCGGAAGGTGGTCTCCTACTGGAGGAATGAGTTTGATTGGAAGAAGCAGGTCAAAGTCCTCAATAAATACCCTCACTTTAAAACCAAAATCGAAG GACTGGATGTGCACTTCATTCACGTGcgtccccccaacccccccgagGGCCAGAGAGTCAGAGCCCTCATGCTGGTCCACGGCTGGCCTGGTTCCTTCTTTGAGTTCTACAAGATCATTCCCCTGCTGACCGAGCGCAAGGATGGCTTGGTGTTTGAGGTCATCTGCCCCTCCATCCCCGGCTATGGTTACTCCGAGGCACCCCACAAACAGG GGTTCAGCGGCATAGATGCCGCACGCATCTTCCTCAAGCTGATGGAGCGACTGGGCTTCTCCGAGTTCTACCTGCAGGGCGGCGACTGGGGCGCTCTCGTCACCACCGTCATGGCCCAGATGAAACCAGA GTGTGTTAGAGGCCTGCACCTGAACTTCTGTATGGCGAGGAGGAGAGGGTTGAGCATGATGCTGTCGCTGATGATTGGGCCCTACCTGCCCTTCCTGGTAGGCTTCACCCGAGAGGACGTGAAGCGGCTTTTCCCCTTCATGGAGAGGAACGTGTACGAGCTGCTGCGGGAAACGGGCTACATGCACATCCAGGCCACCAAACCCGACACTGCAG GCTGTGGGGTGAACAGCTCCCCTGTGGGTCTGGCCTCCTACCTCCTGGAGAAGTTTTCAACCTGGACCGACTTCAAGAACAGGGATCTCGAGGATGGGGGATTGGAGAG GAAATTTACCCTTGATGACCTCCTCACGAATGTCATGATATACTGGACCACGGGCACCATCGTAACCTCGATGCGCTTCTACAAAGAGAACATGAACAGAAACGTACAAAACAGGCTGGACTTCAT GAATGAGGTGTACGTTCCCACGGGGGTGGCAGCGTTCCCCAACGAGTTGATGCACTGCCCGCGGTCCTGGGCCAGCCTGCAGTACAAAAACATCCGCTCCTACTCCTACATGGCGCGGGGCGGGCACTTTGCCGCCTTCGAAGAACcccagctgctggctgatgaCATCAGGCAGTTTGTGAAGCAAGTGGAGAAACCGTGA
- the cst3 gene encoding cystatin C (amyloid angiopathy and cerebral hemorrhage) — MMQSWQSATLLLGALLAVVSAGLGASMPGAPVEADVNDPSLRNALQLAVAEHNRKSDGLFLSQVSKVVRAQTQVVAGIMYIFEVEMVHTKCRKDDVKTVCDAHPDPELAKPYTCEFHVWSRPWLNSIQVAKNNCNN; from the exons ATGATGCAGTCTTGGCAATCGGCGACGCTGCTGCTCGGCGCTCTTCTGGCCGTGGTCTCCGCCGGATTGGGCGCCTCGATGCCCGGCGCGCCCGTGGAGGCCGACGTGAACGATCCGAGCCTTAGAAACGCCCTTCAGCTGGCCGTGGCGGAGCACAACAGGAAGAGCGACGGGCTCTTTCTGAGCCAGGTGTCCAAGGTGGTCCGGGCCCAGACGCAG GTTGTTGCTGGCATCATGTACATTTTTGAAGTGGAGATGGTCCACACAAAGTGCAGGAAGGATGATGTTAAGACTGTGTGCGATGCACATCCAGACCCAGAACTTGCCAAG CCGTACACTTGCGAGTTCCACGTGTGGAGCCGTCCCTGGCTGAACAGCATTCAGGTGGCGAAAAACAACTGCAACAACTGA